One Luteibacter sp. 9135 DNA segment encodes these proteins:
- a CDS encoding non-ribosomal peptide synthetase, translating to MPIDVLEKARAKNIDLSVVDGRLKVRAKAGALDDELRQEITLNKDLLIELLSDIQASKTDPDGNVIKPVARAAAGSPLSFAQQRLWFIDQHEAGSSQYNIPTALSLRGDLNKGALQKAIDALMERHQVLRTTYTEVDGRAVQIVHPSMSVRMTEIDLTHIDETAAAAEVERLVRVEANVAFNLRQDPILRVSLLKLAATNHVLLFTMHHIASDGWSVGVLTREFVALYEAFHQGRDNPLAPLGIQYADFAHWQRETLRDEVVAGQLGYWERELAAAPTVHRLPLDRPRPAEQNFEGRIVRQHLEPELRTRLNELARENGATLFMLLECAFALLLARWSHEDDIVIGTPIAGRTHSQLEPLIGFFVNTLVFRHQFDGEQSFTRLLAEAKQKALDAYANQDVPFDMVVERVQPKRSLAHSPLFQVLFALQNNEQATLDLPELSIDTLTGGQQTIKFDLELAISESEAGLWLSWTYACSLFDRATIERISASFGALLRHIVAAPQTPVYRLALGSASDLAPQRATVRPVGNLGPEDPCLHREFEKHVEAQPHATALVFEETSLTYRQLNERANKIAHWLIQQGVRPDSIVVLCIDRSLDMVVAILATWKAGGAYLPIDPAYPSSRIDYILQDSKMSALLTNSRMAASHAFNVGAQLSLDDDRAVLDFPNGNPDIDGLTAESLAYVIYTSGSTGTPKGVCIAHRSLSHLSRHLDDITGRPAVWGWMTSYVFDASLQGLTRLGHGGCLVVMDDSHKLDVARLASVLDRHPVDIVDCTPSIVESWLDQDCGHMLPDLLIGGEAISTALWKRLDEWQGRHGRKAINVYGPTECCVDSTWATITGDMPHIGEVLGDTVLHVLSEDGQSLPLGVPGELYIGGPGLARGYLNRPELTTSRFVEIGEAGARFYRTGDIVRWRADGNLEFLGRADGQVKIRGFRIETGEIEYQLNSLPAVRTSAVLAVEGDAKQKRLVAYVVPRQAMGAGFSESDFADGLRAALEASLAAHMVPSAFKILPRLPLNASGKLDKKALALLETTAPADDRYAGPRNAAEALLCEIWQTLLRVEKVGIHDNFFQLGGDSILSIQVVARANKAGIPLTTRQLFASQTVAELALGGQEGTQATDAPQQAVLGALELLPIQKAFLSTDREHVQHFNQTVLLATPASFDFAALKSAVGYILRRHDALRLRFEARGDDWAATHQPLTDTMVDDSCLHEVLPAGIDGEAITQRCEHHQRALEIGKPPLLRAVYFEGAGSGRLLLVAHHLVVDGVSWRILLSDLEQAYRTLQGGQAPSLAPKTSSFQQWGAALAAHAASDALQGERAFWHAQFADPVPPFPVDFEARQAPRRGTTRIVRLGLSEGEAAKLLRECGAAYRTDINELLLSAVYLGMRRWTRAPGLRVILEGHGREDLFEALDTTQTVGWFTTTYPLALRCDDVQIPTVIRSVKEHYRSVPNKGIGYGVLRYLAGDAVLAQAEKGSRAQVVFNYLGQFDQTFDDASLFQFAPESTGTDVDPERRRDQILELNGMVALGKLQFELSYSDEEFTSANMERLAGYIEGALKSVIEHCAPSEGTAPIAERPRAGLLPSDFPMARVTPAELDTWQARYDIENLYPATSMQQGMLYHSMLDASAYVSQIYPTFTGTLDAALFRQAWQAVVDRYDILRTVFVGEGEQLHQLVVPTVDIPWVEVDLRSLTEEQQAERFEDARRRDKALGFDASCAPMLRITLFWLSERRFKVLWSSHHMLLDGWSTPLVYRDVMTAYQALLRGEAAPLPPVAPFSHYISWLQAQDGSAAASYWKAHLADVRRPTPLVIDRMPGERGRGHRARSVQLSREVSDRLQAFAKRSHTTVNTLMQLAWGLLLHRYSGEQTVTFGATISGRPAAVAGIESMVGLFINTIPVKVSFQQTDVASLIATLHASFQDSNDYGYLPLSEVQSYSPVASHTPLFDSLIAFENFPIDAATGTTADASSHGLAMDGLGSDEQTNYKLTLVATMQEVLTISCRYRGDDVAEEAVEALLQGLVALLEQLPVSDSVSSIELPDDAFHTRLRRVALQSDDAAPAAGAVGDVHAAVAPRTETEADMLAIWQDVLAVEITSIRDGFFDLGGNSLKAMRVAGHVAAHFGIERSLKALFIHNTIESLSNYVDGQKQVARVHIPVADKDEAIPLSFSQQQLWIVDQVSGGSPHYNMPFALRLRGDLDRSAMQRGLEAIIARHAVLRTVFARTEAGPVQVIQPAGSIDFPVFDLTGLDESAKAAAVTRHMSDEASTAFHLERDRPLRVRLLALGEQDHVLLLTMHHIASDGWSIGVLSSEFVALYTALRDGREAVLPELDIQYADFAQWQRTAFAEEMERQWKHWEHVLKGAPPLHALPLDKPRPAQQTFTGAVHTHVVDRDLWAALHALGKQYDATPFMVLQSAYATLLSRWSRETDIVVGSPVAGRTHKQLGGLIGFFVNTLVFRHQLGPEKRFSDVLVESRKQAIDAFANQDIPLEMLVDRLQPERSLSHSPVVQVMFSLQNQNMGELRLPGLEIEGVGESVPVAKFDLELDAVEHNGELHLGWRYATSLFEAATIERMAASFLVLLRSIVEAPERSLRELPLMATEFVARKDSQVRIRGYHIDPGRVEAALSACHAVQEAAVVARKDAAGADMLVAYVVPAQGQPLLPVDLRAQLAADIPEYMVPAAFVALDAFPTTPDGKRDIDALPAPAPSRADDQAYEAPVGVREETLAGIWQELFGLERIGRQDNFFDIGGNSIRAIQTVMQAGKIGLDIKIGSIFKHQTIQGICAAHDANVEMAPVAGEAFAPLSPYQHAVLESGAAAAGCWHVQVEVGPDITETHFRQWVKDTLASQGALRSVIQEKDGSHSVIRVEANRERLRSVVNVHDVTGMRAEAVASTLEAARADVEHTLATLQGLLLRAALFVGDASSMGTLSVHRALLDKAQWDTLSEQFRCAFLSTAR from the coding sequence ATGCCGATTGACGTATTGGAAAAAGCGCGGGCAAAGAACATAGATCTATCGGTTGTCGACGGCAGACTGAAAGTAAGAGCCAAAGCCGGTGCCCTCGATGATGAACTGAGGCAGGAAATCACCCTCAATAAAGATCTGCTCATCGAGCTTCTATCCGACATCCAGGCGTCAAAGACGGACCCCGACGGCAACGTCATCAAACCGGTAGCAAGGGCCGCAGCGGGATCGCCGCTTTCCTTCGCACAGCAACGCTTGTGGTTCATCGATCAGCACGAGGCGGGAAGCAGCCAGTACAACATTCCGACCGCGCTGAGCCTGCGCGGCGATCTGAACAAGGGCGCCCTGCAGAAAGCCATCGATGCACTGATGGAGCGGCATCAGGTTCTACGCACCACCTATACCGAGGTGGACGGACGTGCTGTCCAGATCGTTCATCCCTCGATGAGCGTACGGATGACGGAGATCGACCTCACACACATCGACGAAACCGCGGCCGCGGCAGAGGTCGAGCGCCTGGTGCGCGTGGAGGCCAACGTGGCCTTCAACCTTCGTCAGGACCCCATCCTGCGCGTCAGCTTGCTGAAGCTGGCGGCAACCAACCATGTGCTGTTGTTCACCATGCATCACATTGCGTCGGATGGGTGGTCCGTGGGGGTGCTGACTCGGGAGTTCGTCGCTCTTTACGAGGCATTTCACCAGGGGCGCGACAACCCGCTGGCGCCGCTTGGCATCCAGTATGCGGATTTCGCGCACTGGCAGCGAGAGACGCTTCGCGACGAGGTGGTGGCCGGGCAACTTGGCTACTGGGAGAGGGAGCTTGCTGCGGCGCCTACCGTCCACCGGCTGCCACTGGACAGGCCGCGACCGGCGGAACAGAACTTCGAAGGGCGGATCGTCCGGCAACATCTGGAGCCTGAACTGAGGACACGGCTGAACGAACTCGCACGGGAAAACGGTGCGACGCTTTTCATGCTGCTGGAATGTGCGTTCGCCTTGCTTCTTGCCCGCTGGAGCCACGAAGACGATATCGTCATCGGTACACCGATCGCTGGCCGGACCCACAGCCAGCTTGAGCCACTCATCGGCTTTTTCGTCAATACCCTTGTCTTCCGGCACCAGTTCGATGGCGAGCAGAGCTTCACCCGTCTGCTTGCCGAAGCGAAGCAGAAGGCCCTTGATGCCTACGCGAACCAGGATGTTCCGTTCGACATGGTTGTGGAACGGGTTCAGCCAAAGCGGAGCCTTGCCCACAGTCCGCTTTTCCAGGTGCTGTTCGCGCTTCAGAACAACGAGCAGGCGACGCTGGATCTTCCCGAACTCTCCATCGACACATTGACCGGTGGCCAGCAAACGATCAAGTTCGATCTTGAACTCGCCATCAGCGAAAGCGAGGCCGGCCTGTGGCTCAGCTGGACATATGCCTGCAGCTTGTTCGACAGGGCCACCATCGAGCGCATCAGCGCGAGTTTCGGCGCACTGCTACGCCATATCGTGGCCGCGCCCCAGACGCCGGTCTATCGTCTCGCGCTCGGCTCGGCGAGCGACCTGGCGCCGCAACGGGCGACCGTGCGCCCGGTGGGGAATCTCGGGCCCGAAGACCCTTGCCTGCATCGAGAGTTCGAAAAACACGTCGAGGCCCAGCCCCATGCCACCGCTCTTGTCTTCGAAGAGACGTCGCTGACGTACCGGCAGCTCAACGAGCGGGCAAACAAGATCGCGCACTGGCTCATCCAGCAGGGCGTCCGGCCGGATTCCATCGTCGTCCTGTGTATCGATCGCTCCCTGGACATGGTGGTTGCCATCCTTGCCACGTGGAAGGCGGGCGGGGCGTACCTCCCGATCGATCCGGCCTATCCGTCCTCCCGCATCGACTACATCCTGCAAGACAGCAAGATGAGCGCCTTGCTGACAAACTCGCGCATGGCGGCATCGCACGCATTCAACGTCGGCGCACAGCTATCCCTGGACGATGACCGTGCTGTCCTGGACTTCCCGAACGGGAATCCGGACATCGACGGACTTACGGCGGAGTCGCTCGCATACGTCATCTATACGTCGGGCTCGACCGGCACCCCCAAAGGGGTCTGCATCGCGCATCGTAGCCTCAGCCATCTGTCCCGGCACCTGGACGACATCACCGGCCGGCCCGCGGTTTGGGGATGGATGACGTCTTACGTTTTCGATGCGTCTCTGCAAGGATTGACGCGGCTTGGTCATGGGGGTTGCCTTGTCGTCATGGACGACAGCCACAAGCTGGACGTCGCTCGCCTTGCATCCGTGCTGGACAGGCACCCGGTCGATATCGTCGACTGCACCCCGAGCATCGTCGAGAGCTGGCTCGATCAGGACTGCGGGCACATGCTTCCCGACCTGCTCATCGGCGGCGAAGCCATCTCAACTGCGTTGTGGAAGCGCCTGGACGAGTGGCAGGGGCGCCATGGTCGAAAGGCCATCAACGTGTATGGCCCCACCGAATGCTGCGTCGATTCCACCTGGGCCACGATTACGGGAGACATGCCCCACATCGGCGAGGTCCTTGGCGATACGGTCCTTCACGTTCTGTCGGAAGACGGTCAGTCCCTTCCCTTGGGTGTTCCGGGCGAGCTGTATATAGGCGGCCCCGGTCTTGCTCGGGGCTACCTCAATCGTCCCGAGCTCACCACCAGCCGTTTTGTGGAGATCGGCGAGGCGGGAGCGCGGTTCTATCGCACGGGCGATATCGTCCGCTGGCGAGCGGACGGCAACCTCGAATTCCTGGGCCGGGCGGACGGTCAGGTGAAGATCCGCGGGTTCCGCATCGAGACGGGTGAAATCGAATACCAGTTGAACTCGCTTCCCGCGGTTCGCACGAGCGCCGTCCTCGCCGTCGAAGGTGACGCGAAGCAGAAACGCCTGGTGGCCTATGTCGTCCCGAGGCAGGCCATGGGCGCCGGGTTCAGCGAGAGCGACTTTGCCGATGGACTGCGGGCAGCGCTTGAGGCGTCCCTCGCGGCGCACATGGTGCCGAGCGCGTTCAAGATACTGCCCCGGCTACCCCTCAATGCCAGCGGCAAGCTCGACAAGAAGGCCCTGGCGCTCCTCGAGACGACCGCACCCGCCGACGATCGTTACGCCGGTCCGCGCAACGCGGCGGAAGCGTTGCTGTGCGAGATATGGCAAACGCTCCTGCGGGTGGAAAAGGTGGGCATCCACGACAATTTCTTCCAGCTTGGCGGCGACTCCATTCTTTCCATCCAGGTGGTCGCCCGCGCCAACAAGGCCGGTATCCCTCTGACGACCCGCCAGCTTTTCGCAAGCCAGACCGTCGCGGAACTCGCCCTTGGCGGCCAGGAGGGCACCCAGGCCACGGACGCGCCGCAGCAGGCCGTCCTGGGCGCATTGGAGCTCCTGCCGATCCAGAAGGCGTTTCTCTCGACCGACAGGGAGCACGTCCAGCACTTCAACCAGACGGTGCTGCTCGCTACACCGGCATCGTTCGATTTCGCGGCGCTTAAAAGCGCCGTCGGCTACATACTGCGGCGTCATGACGCCCTGCGGCTGCGTTTCGAAGCCCGGGGCGACGACTGGGCGGCGACCCACCAACCGCTCACGGACACGATGGTCGACGATAGCTGCCTGCACGAAGTGCTTCCGGCGGGTATCGATGGTGAGGCCATCACGCAACGTTGCGAACATCACCAGCGTGCGCTTGAAATTGGCAAGCCGCCTTTGCTACGTGCCGTGTATTTCGAGGGTGCGGGGTCGGGCAGGCTATTGCTTGTCGCTCATCACCTGGTTGTCGATGGTGTCTCCTGGCGCATCCTTCTCTCGGACCTGGAGCAGGCCTATCGCACGCTGCAAGGCGGCCAGGCACCGTCCCTCGCACCCAAGACATCCTCGTTCCAGCAGTGGGGCGCGGCACTGGCGGCCCATGCGGCGTCGGACGCATTGCAGGGGGAAAGGGCGTTCTGGCACGCGCAGTTCGCGGACCCGGTTCCGCCGTTCCCGGTGGACTTCGAGGCACGGCAGGCGCCCCGGCGCGGAACGACGCGCATCGTTCGCCTCGGTCTGTCGGAAGGCGAGGCGGCAAAGCTCCTGCGAGAGTGCGGCGCTGCCTACCGCACCGACATCAACGAGCTCTTGCTGTCCGCCGTGTACCTTGGCATGCGCCGCTGGACGCGCGCGCCGGGCCTGCGGGTCATCCTCGAAGGGCATGGCCGGGAAGACCTGTTCGAGGCATTGGACACCACGCAGACCGTGGGCTGGTTCACCACGACGTACCCATTGGCGCTTCGCTGCGACGACGTACAGATTCCAACTGTGATCCGGAGCGTCAAGGAACATTACCGGTCCGTCCCGAACAAGGGCATCGGGTATGGCGTTCTGCGGTACCTGGCCGGCGACGCCGTGCTTGCGCAGGCGGAAAAAGGAAGCCGCGCGCAGGTGGTGTTCAATTACCTGGGCCAGTTCGACCAGACGTTCGACGACGCCTCGCTATTCCAGTTTGCTCCCGAATCCACCGGCACGGACGTCGATCCCGAGCGTCGCCGCGACCAGATCCTGGAGCTCAACGGCATGGTGGCCCTGGGCAAGCTCCAGTTCGAGCTGAGTTACAGCGACGAAGAGTTCACGTCGGCCAACATGGAAAGGCTGGCCGGGTACATTGAAGGCGCATTGAAGTCGGTTATCGAGCATTGCGCACCTTCCGAGGGAACGGCACCCATCGCCGAACGCCCCCGAGCCGGGCTGCTGCCCAGCGATTTTCCGATGGCGCGCGTCACCCCTGCCGAGTTGGACACGTGGCAAGCGCGATACGACATCGAGAACCTCTATCCCGCCACGTCGATGCAGCAGGGCATGCTCTATCACAGCATGCTCGACGCGAGCGCGTATGTGTCGCAGATCTACCCCACATTCACCGGCACCCTCGACGCGGCGCTCTTCCGCCAGGCGTGGCAGGCGGTGGTGGATCGATACGATATCCTCCGCACCGTGTTCGTCGGCGAAGGGGAACAGCTGCACCAGCTCGTGGTCCCCACGGTTGATATCCCTTGGGTGGAAGTGGACCTTCGCTCGTTGACGGAAGAGCAACAGGCCGAGCGATTCGAGGATGCGCGCCGGCGGGACAAGGCGCTTGGCTTTGACGCATCGTGCGCCCCGATGTTGCGAATCACCCTGTTCTGGCTGTCGGAGCGCCGCTTCAAGGTCCTGTGGAGCTCCCACCACATGCTCCTCGATGGCTGGTCGACGCCGCTGGTCTATCGCGACGTCATGACCGCCTATCAGGCGCTGCTGCGCGGCGAAGCGGCCCCGTTGCCGCCGGTCGCGCCGTTCTCGCACTATATTTCGTGGCTGCAGGCGCAGGACGGGAGCGCTGCGGCGAGTTACTGGAAGGCCCATCTGGCCGATGTGCGGCGGCCAACGCCCCTTGTGATCGACCGTATGCCAGGGGAAAGGGGCAGGGGACACCGGGCCAGGTCCGTGCAGTTGAGCCGCGAGGTATCCGACCGGCTCCAGGCGTTTGCCAAGCGCAGCCACACCACGGTGAATACCCTGATGCAGCTGGCCTGGGGCTTGCTGCTGCACCGCTATAGCGGCGAGCAAACGGTGACGTTCGGCGCGACCATTTCGGGTCGGCCGGCGGCCGTGGCAGGCATCGAGTCGATGGTGGGCCTGTTCATCAACACCATCCCGGTCAAGGTTTCTTTCCAGCAGACCGACGTCGCGTCGCTGATCGCCACGCTTCACGCATCGTTCCAGGACAGTAACGACTACGGTTATCTGCCACTGTCCGAAGTGCAGTCGTACAGCCCGGTGGCAAGCCATACGCCCCTGTTCGACAGCCTGATCGCTTTCGAGAACTTCCCGATCGATGCCGCCACCGGCACGACGGCCGACGCGTCGAGTCATGGGCTCGCGATGGATGGGCTTGGATCCGACGAGCAGACGAATTACAAGCTCACGCTCGTTGCCACCATGCAGGAGGTGCTCACGATCAGTTGCCGCTATCGCGGTGACGACGTCGCTGAAGAGGCCGTCGAGGCACTGCTCCAGGGGCTTGTTGCCTTACTGGAACAGCTCCCGGTCAGCGATTCGGTGAGCTCGATCGAACTTCCGGACGATGCATTCCACACCCGTCTGCGCCGGGTTGCCTTGCAGTCCGACGATGCCGCACCGGCGGCCGGCGCGGTCGGCGACGTTCATGCCGCAGTGGCCCCGCGCACCGAAACCGAAGCGGACATGCTGGCTATCTGGCAAGACGTGCTTGCCGTGGAGATAACCAGCATCCGCGACGGCTTCTTCGATCTGGGTGGCAATTCGCTCAAGGCGATGCGCGTGGCGGGTCACGTTGCGGCGCATTTCGGCATCGAGCGGTCGCTGAAGGCGCTCTTCATCCACAACACCATCGAAAGCCTGTCCAACTATGTCGACGGGCAGAAGCAGGTTGCCCGGGTGCATATCCCCGTGGCCGACAAGGACGAAGCGATACCGCTTTCTTTCTCGCAGCAACAATTGTGGATCGTCGACCAGGTGAGCGGCGGCAGCCCGCATTACAACATGCCGTTCGCGCTGCGACTCCGCGGCGACCTCGATCGCAGTGCCATGCAGCGTGGCCTGGAAGCCATCATCGCGCGGCATGCCGTGTTGCGCACCGTGTTTGCCCGCACCGAGGCAGGCCCTGTGCAGGTGATTCAGCCGGCGGGCTCCATCGACTTTCCCGTCTTCGACCTGACGGGCCTCGATGAAAGCGCAAAAGCCGCAGCTGTCACCCGGCACATGAGTGACGAGGCTTCGACAGCCTTCCATCTCGAGCGTGACCGGCCCCTGCGCGTACGGCTGCTCGCCCTGGGCGAGCAGGACCACGTTCTTCTGCTCACCATGCACCACATTGCGTCCGATGGCTGGTCGATCGGCGTGCTTTCCAGCGAATTCGTCGCGCTCTATACCGCGCTTCGCGACGGCCGGGAAGCCGTGCTGCCCGAGCTCGACATTCAGTATGCGGATTTCGCCCAATGGCAACGGACAGCGTTCGCAGAGGAGATGGAGCGACAGTGGAAGCACTGGGAGCATGTGCTGAAAGGGGCGCCGCCGTTGCATGCGCTGCCGCTCGACAAACCACGGCCGGCTCAACAGACGTTCACGGGCGCGGTGCATACCCATGTTGTCGATCGCGACCTGTGGGCCGCCTTGCATGCCCTGGGCAAGCAGTACGACGCCACCCCATTCATGGTGCTGCAAAGCGCCTATGCCACGCTACTGAGCCGGTGGAGTCGCGAAACCGACATCGTTGTCGGCAGCCCCGTTGCAGGCCGTACCCATAAGCAACTGGGTGGCTTGATCGGCTTTTTCGTGAACACCCTGGTGTTCCGCCACCAGCTTGGCCCGGAGAAGCGCTTCAGCGATGTGCTGGTCGAGAGCCGCAAGCAAGCCATCGACGCCTTCGCAAACCAGGATATTCCGCTGGAGATGCTTGTCGACCGGCTTCAGCCGGAACGAAGCTTGAGCCACAGCCCGGTCGTGCAGGTGATGTTTTCGCTGCAGAACCAGAATATGGGCGAACTCAGGCTGCCAGGCCTGGAGATCGAAGGTGTGGGCGAATCCGTGCCCGTGGCCAAGTTCGATCTCGAGCTGGATGCCGTGGAGCATAACGGCGAGCTGCATCTGGGGTGGCGGTATGCCACCAGCCTTTTCGAAGCGGCGACGATTGAGCGCATGGCGGCCAGCTTCCTGGTCCTGCTGCGGTCGATCGTCGAGGCACCCGAGCGGTCGCTGCGCGAGTTGCCGCTCATGGCCACCGAGTTCGTCGCCCGCAAGGATTCACAGGTCAGGATCAGGGGTTACCACATCGACCCCGGCAGGGTCGAAGCCGCGCTGTCGGCCTGCCACGCCGTGCAGGAGGCGGCGGTCGTTGCAAGGAAAGACGCTGCAGGTGCGGACATGCTGGTGGCCTATGTGGTGCCGGCACAGGGCCAACCTTTGCTCCCTGTCGATCTTCGTGCCCAACTGGCAGCGGATATCCCGGAATATATGGTGCCTGCCGCGTTCGTTGCCCTGGATGCATTTCCCACGACGCCGGATGGAAAGCGGGACATCGACGCGCTGCCGGCGCCGGCGCCTTCGCGTGCGGACGATCAGGCTTACGAGGCGCCCGTCGGTGTACGCGAAGAGACGCTGGCCGGCATCTGGCAGGAGCTTTTCGGCCTCGAACGGATCGGGCGCCAGGATAATTTCTTCGACATCGGCGGAAA